The proteins below are encoded in one region of Alistipes communis:
- a CDS encoding sigma-70 family RNA polymerase sigma factor, whose translation MRQLKITKSITNRESASLDKYLQEIGKEELITVEEEVELAQRIRKGDQEALEKLTKANLRFVVSVAKQYQNQGLSLPDLINEGNLGLIKAAEKFDETRGFKFISYAVWWIRQSILQALAEQSRIVRLPLNQVGSLNKINKAFARFEQEHERTPSPEELATELDLPREKVTDTLRVAGRHVSVDAPFADGEDNSLLDVLVNPDSPNADRGLISESLSTEVDRALETLTERERDIIKYFFGIGCSEMTLEEIGEKFDLTRERVRQIKEKAIRRLRHSSRSKLLKSYLG comes from the coding sequence ATGCGTCAATTAAAAATTACAAAATCCATCACCAACCGCGAGAGCGCCTCGCTCGACAAATATTTGCAGGAGATCGGCAAGGAGGAGCTCATCACGGTGGAGGAAGAGGTGGAACTGGCCCAACGAATCCGCAAAGGCGATCAGGAAGCGCTCGAAAAGCTGACCAAGGCCAACCTGCGTTTCGTGGTCTCGGTAGCCAAGCAGTACCAGAACCAGGGACTCAGCCTGCCCGACCTGATCAACGAAGGGAACCTCGGCCTGATCAAGGCCGCCGAGAAGTTCGACGAGACGCGCGGTTTCAAATTCATCTCCTACGCCGTGTGGTGGATTCGCCAGTCGATCCTTCAAGCGTTGGCCGAACAGTCGCGTATCGTGCGTCTGCCGCTCAATCAGGTCGGATCGCTCAACAAGATCAACAAGGCGTTCGCCCGTTTCGAGCAGGAGCACGAACGCACGCCGTCGCCCGAAGAACTGGCCACGGAACTGGATCTGCCGCGCGAGAAGGTGACCGACACGCTGCGTGTGGCGGGCCGCCACGTTTCGGTCGACGCGCCGTTCGCCGACGGCGAGGACAACTCGCTGCTCGACGTGCTGGTCAATCCCGACTCGCCCAACGCCGACCGCGGACTGATCAGCGAATCACTCTCGACCGAAGTCGATCGGGCGTTGGAGACGCTCACCGAGCGCGAACGCGACATCATCAAATATTTCTTCGGCATCGGCTGTTCGGAAATGACGCTCGAAGAGATCGGCGAGAAGTTCGACCTCACGCGCGAACGCGTCCGCCAGATCAAGGAAAAGGCCATCCGCCGTCTGCGCCACTCGTCGCGCAGCAAACTGTTGAAATCCTATCTGGGATAA
- a CDS encoding DUF4890 domain-containing protein: MKKMMTAVMALLLMAGTSAFAQENKSVAPPRERPTTEQLARKATDRMTAQLKLTEKQAEQAYEAMLERLQADEALREQARAAKMKEAEAMKSILSTEQFMRWSQMQSRLGRGHAPRVGKKAHAKGPECRPECGEAPKVRREKK; this comes from the coding sequence ATGAAAAAGATGATGACGGCCGTCATGGCCCTTTTGCTGATGGCGGGGACGAGTGCGTTCGCGCAGGAGAACAAGTCGGTGGCGCCTCCCCGGGAGCGTCCGACGACCGAACAGCTGGCACGCAAGGCGACCGACCGGATGACCGCACAGTTGAAACTGACCGAAAAGCAGGCCGAACAGGCCTATGAGGCTATGCTCGAACGGCTGCAAGCGGATGAAGCGCTGCGCGAGCAGGCGCGTGCGGCCAAAATGAAGGAGGCCGAGGCGATGAAATCGATCCTTTCCACCGAGCAGTTCATGCGCTGGTCGCAGATGCAGAGTCGTCTGGGACGCGGTCACGCTCCGCGGGTCGGGAAGAAAGCGCACGCGAAAGGGCCGGAGTGCCGACCCGAATGCGGCGAGGCGCCGAAGGTTCGCCGCGAAAAGAAATAG
- a CDS encoding beta-N-acetylhexosaminidase yields the protein MKLRPLFILLAALTLSATVRSAPGTLIPRPQEATRLDGQFVFTTGIPVVYASGLEPLAEYIADYIPLQRLDDRTWTAGAALRLSLDGTMDDESYRLTVTPQGVQVVGADYGGVFNGLQTLLQLLPPEVYTGQATLPLTVDACRIEDAPRFHYRGMMLDVVRTWMDADRVKRHIDLLSHLKINKLHLLLSNDEGWRLEIKSHPELTEIGAWRGGDSPVMPVYGKWDEKYGGFYTQDEMRDLIRYAAVRNVEIIPELDLPGHSRNFARVHPEILCDYTPDLRPTAGYDYRSVWCASREENYRLLADILGELAALFPSEYLHIGGDEVDMSQWEKCPNCRALMAREGMADGHALEQYFLGRLTRILEANGKRPAVWNEAIEGGELARSTRVHGWESVKACLDATTAGYRTVVMPGQYFYFDMRQSPHEDGHDWAAIFDVRKTYSFDFARCGFTPAQEANVLGVEGAFFSELYVSHNPETPDYLDYMTFPRACALAELGWSEGVREWTEFYRRLRSHYDRMGAQGIRFRLMPPRVSYKGGVLTAAVDDDSQLTFTVDGAQPQPYTGPIRTERPELYLFRSSYRSGRSPEVGAPAYYRTLKPAVKITTSMGESKQFPYARAEEYRGIARTARTCRKGDWIRYDFAEPLACRELAVRTGNLQLPRFTFTTGYVESSADGETFERVGELEKGGLTIRRPSKPIRAIRVVSTCEGNGCPFVTVQSPVVK from the coding sequence ATGAAATTACGACCACTCTTTATCCTGCTTGCGGCGTTGACGCTGAGCGCGACCGTCCGTTCGGCGCCCGGGACGTTGATTCCGCGGCCGCAGGAGGCGACCCGTCTCGACGGGCAATTCGTGTTTACGACGGGTATTCCCGTCGTCTATGCTTCGGGTCTGGAACCGCTGGCGGAGTACATCGCCGACTACATTCCCTTGCAGCGGCTCGACGACCGCACCTGGACGGCGGGGGCTGCGCTGCGGCTCTCGCTCGACGGGACGATGGACGACGAATCCTATCGGCTGACCGTGACGCCCCAAGGGGTGCAGGTCGTCGGGGCCGACTACGGAGGCGTTTTCAACGGCCTCCAAACCCTGCTGCAACTCTTGCCGCCGGAGGTTTATACGGGGCAGGCCACCCTGCCGCTGACCGTCGACGCCTGTCGCATTGAGGATGCGCCGCGCTTCCATTACCGCGGCATGATGCTCGACGTGGTTCGCACGTGGATGGACGCCGATCGCGTGAAGCGCCATATCGACCTGCTCTCTCACTTGAAAATCAACAAGCTGCATTTGCTCTTGTCGAATGACGAAGGGTGGCGGTTGGAGATCAAGTCGCATCCCGAACTCACCGAGATCGGGGCCTGGCGCGGCGGCGATTCGCCCGTGATGCCCGTCTACGGCAAATGGGACGAGAAATACGGCGGGTTCTATACGCAGGACGAGATGCGCGACCTGATCCGTTATGCCGCCGTGCGCAACGTGGAGATCATCCCCGAGCTCGACCTGCCGGGGCACAGCCGCAACTTCGCGCGCGTGCATCCCGAGATTCTCTGCGACTATACCCCCGACCTGCGTCCGACGGCCGGTTACGACTACCGCTCGGTGTGGTGCGCTTCGCGCGAGGAGAACTACCGGCTGCTGGCCGATATTCTGGGCGAGCTGGCGGCGCTCTTCCCGTCGGAGTACCTCCATATCGGCGGCGACGAGGTCGACATGAGCCAATGGGAGAAGTGTCCGAACTGTCGGGCACTCATGGCGCGCGAGGGAATGGCCGACGGACATGCGCTGGAACAGTACTTTCTGGGAAGGCTGACCCGCATTCTCGAAGCCAACGGCAAGCGTCCCGCCGTGTGGAACGAGGCGATCGAGGGCGGGGAGCTGGCCCGCAGCACCCGTGTCCACGGCTGGGAGAGCGTCAAGGCTTGCCTCGATGCCACGACGGCGGGCTACCGTACGGTGGTGATGCCCGGCCAGTATTTCTATTTCGACATGCGCCAGTCGCCCCATGAGGACGGGCACGACTGGGCGGCGATTTTCGACGTGCGCAAGACCTATTCGTTCGATTTCGCCCGCTGCGGATTCACGCCGGCGCAGGAGGCCAACGTACTGGGTGTCGAAGGGGCCTTTTTCAGCGAACTGTACGTTTCGCACAATCCCGAAACACCCGATTATCTCGACTACATGACCTTTCCGCGCGCCTGCGCGTTGGCCGAACTGGGTTGGAGCGAAGGGGTGCGCGAGTGGACGGAGTTTTACCGCCGTCTGCGGTCGCACTACGATCGCATGGGGGCGCAGGGCATTCGCTTCCGCCTGATGCCGCCCCGTGTGAGCTACAAGGGCGGCGTGTTGACCGCTGCTGTCGACGACGATTCGCAACTGACCTTCACCGTCGACGGCGCGCAGCCGCAGCCTTACACCGGTCCGATTCGGACGGAGCGTCCCGAACTTTACCTTTTCCGCAGCAGCTACCGCAGCGGCCGCAGTCCGGAGGTGGGCGCACCGGCCTATTACCGCACGCTGAAACCTGCTGTGAAGATCACCACGTCGATGGGTGAGAGCAAGCAGTTCCCCTACGCACGTGCCGAGGAGTACCGCGGTATCGCCCGCACGGCGCGCACTTGCCGGAAGGGCGACTGGATCCGTTACGATTTCGCCGAGCCGCTCGCGTGCCGCGAACTGGCGGTGCGTACGGGCAACCTGCAACTGCCCCGTTTCACCTTCACGACGGGATACGTCGAATCGAGTGCCGACGGCGAGACGTTCGAGCGCGTCGGCGAGTTGGAGAAAGGCGGGCTGACGATTCGCCGGCCGTCGAAGCCGATCCGTGCGATCCGCGTCGTCTCGACCTGCGAAGGCAACGGCTGCCCCTTCGTGACGGTGCAGTCGCCCGTCGTCAAGTGA
- a CDS encoding pyridoxamine 5'-phosphate oxidase family protein: MPYDNSAVRRQDRLLDEARARELLAGSRFGVLSLVDGDGAYGIPVNYVWDGDDSLYVHCAPDGRKLRCIDRRDRVSFCVVGATEVCPAQFTTAYESIVLDCRARRGLPPGERMRALELLLEKYSPAHKTTGLRYAEASFARTEIVRLDVVAWSGKTKRVH, from the coding sequence ATGCCTTACGACAACTCCGCCGTCCGGCGACAGGACCGACTGCTCGACGAAGCGCGTGCCCGCGAACTGCTCGCGGGCAGCCGGTTCGGTGTCCTGTCGCTCGTCGATGGCGATGGCGCTTACGGAATCCCCGTCAACTACGTGTGGGACGGCGACGACTCGCTCTACGTCCATTGTGCGCCCGACGGGCGCAAGCTCCGCTGCATCGACCGCCGTGACAGGGTGTCGTTCTGCGTCGTGGGGGCTACGGAGGTGTGTCCGGCGCAGTTCACGACGGCTTACGAGAGCATCGTGCTCGACTGCCGCGCCCGCCGCGGCCTGCCGCCCGGGGAGCGCATGAGGGCGCTGGAACTGCTGTTGGAGAAGTACTCCCCTGCCCATAAGACGACGGGGCTGCGGTATGCCGAAGCGTCGTTCGCACGTACCGAGATCGTCCGGCTCGACGTCGTGGCGTGGAGCGGAAAAACGAAACGAGTTCACTAA
- a CDS encoding nitroreductase family protein, with product MEFYEVLERRRTIRDFSDKIVTDEVLEKILSAAFKAPTNDHLRQFEFIVVRGRENIARLVAPVTENTRNIQQAGLEAAEAMDEDERAMFVDALPKQRRMLIESDCLVLPFFRQKDCPLCRPTDQSSLNYFASAWAAVENILLAATAEGLSCAFRIPIGNEPEHVKRLVGAPEEYEFTCFLAVGYAAENAHVCRQKEIRTADRIHRNVW from the coding sequence ATGGAATTTTATGAGGTATTGGAGAGAAGAAGAACCATTCGTGACTTTTCCGATAAAATCGTCACGGACGAAGTGCTGGAAAAAATTCTGTCGGCGGCTTTCAAGGCTCCGACCAACGACCATTTGCGGCAGTTCGAGTTCATTGTCGTGCGCGGGAGGGAGAACATCGCACGGCTCGTAGCGCCGGTAACGGAAAATACCCGAAATATCCAGCAAGCAGGGTTGGAGGCGGCCGAAGCGATGGATGAGGACGAACGCGCCATGTTCGTCGATGCTTTGCCCAAACAGCGGCGGATGCTCATCGAGAGCGACTGCCTCGTACTGCCGTTTTTCCGGCAGAAGGATTGCCCGCTGTGCAGGCCGACGGATCAAAGTTCGCTCAACTATTTCGCCTCGGCGTGGGCGGCGGTCGAAAATATCCTGCTGGCGGCGACGGCTGAGGGGCTGTCGTGCGCGTTCCGGATTCCCATCGGCAACGAGCCGGAACATGTGAAACGGCTCGTAGGCGCTCCCGAGGAATACGAATTCACCTGTTTCCTCGCTGTCGGTTATGCCGCTGAAAATGCACACGTGTGCAGGCAGAAAGAGATCAGGACGGCAGATAGGATTCACCGGAACGTCTGGTAG
- a CDS encoding AraC family transcriptional regulator, which produces MEDTAIPYELPEAENHSFFFIDQRVETRTEAKLHRHDAWELYYVVHGYGSRTAGDTCQPFTAGDVALIPPSMLHRWEYAPESADTDGRIRYLMAAFDHSLVKRCMEAFPEVRNRLAGIPFPTDALKFGPESSRIIRKLLSEMTGMDELERLSAMLRLLPTVFTSPDHTFAGRPMRIERDVRRMQQIAAYVMAHYVHAISLKEIAAEVGMNRSAFCSYFKRCKGMTFSQFVTQYRLNTACELLKHSQKQVSEICYLVGFNDVPHFNRMFKKAKRMSPKAYRNAESIKSP; this is translated from the coding sequence ATGGAAGACACGGCCATTCCCTACGAATTACCCGAAGCGGAAAACCACTCGTTCTTCTTCATAGACCAGCGAGTCGAAACCCGTACCGAAGCAAAATTGCATCGACACGATGCATGGGAGTTGTATTACGTCGTTCACGGATACGGCAGCCGGACGGCGGGCGACACATGCCAGCCCTTTACGGCCGGCGACGTAGCGTTGATACCTCCGTCCATGCTTCACCGGTGGGAGTATGCGCCCGAGTCGGCGGATACCGACGGGCGGATCCGCTATCTGATGGCTGCGTTCGACCACTCGCTGGTGAAGCGGTGTATGGAGGCGTTTCCCGAAGTACGGAACCGGTTGGCCGGCATCCCTTTCCCGACCGATGCGTTGAAATTCGGGCCGGAAAGCTCCCGCATCATCCGCAAACTGCTATCCGAGATGACCGGCATGGACGAATTGGAGCGCCTGAGCGCGATGCTCCGCCTGCTGCCGACCGTTTTCACGTCGCCGGATCACACGTTCGCCGGTCGGCCGATGCGCATCGAGCGGGACGTGAGGCGGATGCAGCAGATCGCGGCATACGTCATGGCGCACTATGTCCACGCCATCTCCTTGAAGGAGATCGCTGCGGAAGTGGGAATGAACCGTTCGGCGTTCTGTTCGTATTTCAAACGGTGCAAGGGAATGACCTTTTCGCAGTTCGTCACGCAATACCGTTTGAACACGGCTTGCGAACTGCTGAAACATTCGCAGAAGCAAGTGTCGGAGATCTGCTACCTGGTCGGGTTCAACGACGTTCCGCATTTCAACCGCATGTTCAAAAAGGCCAAACGCATGTCTCCCAAAGCGTACAGGAACGCAGAATCGATAAAAAGCCCTTGA
- the mazG gene encoding nucleoside triphosphate pyrophosphohydrolase produces MEQDKRAAATLRLLKIMDELRAKCPWDRKQTFETLRGNTIEETYELADAILDRNMEGIREELGDLMLHIVFYSKLGAEAGAFDYADVVDGLCDKLIYRHPHVYGDIHAGTPDDVKRNWEALKLRKKNRRSGTLGGVPVSLPAMVKALRIGEKAAGAGFDWERREDVWAKVREETAEVETEMRRGDHEAMEGEFGDLFFALVNACRLYGVDPEAALERTNRKFIRRFTAMEEAAAGQGRMLSDLTPDEQEALWQKAKQEER; encoded by the coding sequence ATGGAACAGGACAAACGTGCCGCGGCAACGCTGCGACTGTTGAAGATCATGGACGAATTGCGCGCAAAGTGCCCGTGGGACCGCAAGCAGACCTTCGAGACGCTGCGCGGCAACACGATCGAGGAGACCTACGAACTGGCCGACGCCATTCTCGACCGCAACATGGAGGGCATCCGCGAGGAGCTGGGCGACCTGATGCTGCATATCGTCTTCTACTCGAAACTGGGCGCCGAAGCCGGAGCGTTCGACTATGCGGATGTGGTCGACGGCCTGTGCGACAAGCTGATCTACCGTCATCCGCACGTCTACGGCGACATCCACGCCGGCACGCCCGACGACGTGAAACGCAACTGGGAGGCGCTCAAACTTCGCAAGAAAAACCGTCGCAGCGGTACGCTGGGTGGAGTTCCCGTCAGTCTGCCGGCGATGGTCAAGGCGCTGCGCATCGGCGAAAAGGCCGCCGGTGCGGGATTCGACTGGGAGCGACGCGAAGATGTCTGGGCGAAAGTCCGCGAAGAGACGGCGGAAGTCGAGACCGAAATGCGCCGCGGCGATCACGAAGCGATGGAAGGGGAGTTCGGCGACCTCTTCTTCGCGCTGGTCAACGCCTGCCGGCTCTACGGAGTCGATCCCGAAGCCGCACTCGAACGCACCAACCGCAAGTTCATCCGCCGCTTCACCGCGATGGAGGAAGCCGCCGCCGGACAGGGGCGTATGCTCTCCGATCTGACGCCCGACGAACAGGAAGCGCTCTGGCAGAAAGCCAAGCAGGAGGAGCGGTAA
- the pheT gene encoding phenylalanine--tRNA ligase subunit beta, whose protein sequence is MNISYNWLKKYIAADLSAEAMATILTDIGLEVESFEKIETVRGGLQGVVVGEVLSCEKHPDSDHLHVTTVDVGAPEPLRIVCGAPNCRKGLKVLCATVGAVLYPEGGDEAFKIKRSKIRGVESLGMLCAEDELGIGASHDGIMELPADAPVGMPAKEYLHIEDDYLIGVGLTPNRVDAASHIGVARDLAAYLRAKGDAEARVLWPDVSAFAVDDHALEIGVTVENAEAAPRYTGVTITGCKIGPSPDWMQNALRAAGIHPKNNLVDITNYVLFELGQPLHAFDARKIEGRRIVVKTCAEGTPFVTLDGVERKLSDRDLMICSAERPMCIGGVFGGLASGVGDDTTDIFLESAYFNPVWVRKTAKRHGLNTDSSWRFERGVDPRLQVYALKRAALLFKELAGGRISSDIVEVSAGEPADFVFDFSPARSNALIGKELSEQTYRTILDALDVKILGEREREGVWRVAVPPYRVDVQREADLVEEVLRIYGYNNVEIPVQVRSTLSYAAKPDRNRLMNLAADYLTAGGFTEIMSNSLTKESYYEGLTSYPAARCVRILNPLSADLNVMRQTLLFNTMEAVQLNANRRNGNLRLYEFGNCYFYDEAARDAEKPLSAYSEQYRLAIAVTGAAVPQSWNAKPQASSFFTLRAVAEKLLRRFGLDIYALKCEPLQSDLFGDGISLSAGNGRELLQMGVVAPRIRRAFDLKQEVYYLEMNFDALVKSTRKHRIAFEELSKFPEVKRDLALLVDRQVTFAQLRAIALATERKLLKSVSLFDVYEGDKLPEGKKSYALSFVLEDKSQTLTDKAIERVMNNLQAQFERQAGAVVR, encoded by the coding sequence ATGAATATCTCTTACAACTGGCTGAAAAAGTACATCGCCGCCGACCTGTCGGCCGAGGCGATGGCGACTATCCTCACGGACATCGGTCTGGAGGTGGAGTCGTTCGAGAAGATCGAGACCGTGCGCGGCGGCCTGCAAGGCGTCGTCGTGGGCGAAGTGCTCTCCTGCGAGAAGCATCCCGATTCGGATCATCTGCACGTAACGACGGTCGACGTGGGCGCTCCGGAGCCCTTGCGGATCGTCTGCGGCGCCCCCAACTGCCGCAAGGGACTCAAAGTGCTCTGCGCAACGGTGGGTGCCGTGCTCTACCCCGAAGGAGGCGACGAGGCGTTCAAGATCAAGCGCAGCAAGATCCGCGGCGTGGAGTCGCTCGGAATGCTCTGCGCCGAGGACGAGCTGGGGATCGGCGCGTCGCACGACGGTATCATGGAGCTGCCCGCCGATGCGCCGGTCGGGATGCCGGCCAAGGAGTATCTGCATATCGAGGACGACTACCTGATCGGCGTCGGTCTGACGCCCAACCGCGTCGATGCAGCTTCGCATATCGGCGTGGCGCGCGATCTGGCGGCCTATCTGCGCGCTAAGGGCGATGCGGAGGCACGGGTGTTGTGGCCCGACGTGTCGGCGTTCGCGGTCGACGATCATGCGTTGGAGATCGGCGTCACGGTCGAAAATGCCGAGGCCGCACCCCGTTACACGGGAGTGACGATCACCGGCTGCAAGATCGGCCCTTCGCCCGACTGGATGCAGAACGCGCTGCGTGCGGCGGGCATTCATCCCAAAAACAATCTGGTGGACATCACCAACTACGTTCTCTTCGAGCTCGGCCAGCCGCTGCACGCCTTCGACGCCCGTAAGATCGAGGGGCGGAGGATCGTCGTGAAAACCTGCGCCGAGGGAACGCCGTTCGTGACGCTCGACGGCGTGGAGCGCAAACTGAGCGACCGCGACCTGATGATCTGTTCGGCCGAACGTCCGATGTGCATCGGCGGCGTCTTCGGCGGGCTGGCGTCGGGTGTCGGCGACGATACGACCGACATCTTCCTCGAAAGCGCCTATTTCAATCCCGTGTGGGTGCGCAAGACCGCCAAGCGGCACGGACTGAATACCGATTCGTCGTGGCGGTTCGAGCGCGGCGTCGACCCGCGTTTGCAGGTCTATGCCCTCAAACGTGCGGCGTTGCTCTTCAAGGAGCTGGCCGGCGGCCGGATTTCGAGCGACATCGTCGAGGTGAGTGCCGGCGAACCCGCCGATTTCGTCTTCGACTTCTCGCCCGCGCGGTCGAATGCCCTGATCGGAAAGGAGCTTTCCGAACAGACCTACCGCACGATCCTCGATGCGCTCGACGTGAAGATTCTCGGCGAGCGCGAGCGCGAGGGCGTGTGGCGTGTGGCGGTGCCGCCCTACCGCGTGGACGTGCAGCGCGAAGCCGATCTGGTGGAGGAGGTGCTGCGTATCTACGGATACAATAACGTCGAAATCCCGGTACAGGTGCGCTCGACGCTCTCCTATGCTGCGAAGCCCGACCGCAACCGGCTGATGAATCTTGCGGCCGACTACCTGACGGCGGGCGGTTTCACCGAGATCATGTCCAATTCGCTCACCAAAGAGTCCTATTACGAAGGGCTGACCTCCTACCCCGCCGCCCGTTGCGTGCGGATTCTCAATCCGTTGAGCGCCGACCTGAACGTGATGCGGCAGACGTTGCTGTTCAATACGATGGAGGCCGTGCAGCTCAACGCCAACCGGCGCAACGGCAACCTCAGACTCTACGAATTCGGCAATTGCTATTTCTACGACGAGGCGGCACGCGATGCGGAAAAGCCGCTTTCGGCCTACTCCGAACAGTACCGGCTGGCGATCGCCGTGACGGGTGCCGCCGTGCCGCAGTCGTGGAACGCCAAACCGCAGGCGTCGTCGTTCTTCACGTTGCGCGCCGTGGCGGAGAAGTTGCTGCGCCGCTTCGGGCTGGATATTTACGCCCTGAAATGCGAGCCGCTGCAAAGCGACCTCTTCGGCGACGGCATTTCGCTGTCGGCGGGCAACGGCAGGGAGCTGTTGCAAATGGGTGTCGTGGCGCCGCGGATCCGCCGTGCGTTCGACCTTAAACAGGAGGTCTACTATTTGGAGATGAATTTCGATGCGCTCGTGAAATCCACGCGCAAGCACCGCATCGCTTTCGAGGAGTTGTCGAAATTCCCGGAGGTGAAGCGCGACCTGGCGCTGCTGGTCGACCGGCAGGTGACCTTCGCGCAGTTGCGCGCCATTGCACTGGCCACGGAGCGCAAGTTGCTGAAAAGCGTCTCGCTGTTCGATGTCTACGAAGGCGACAAGTTGCCCGAAGGCAAGAAATCCTATGCGTTGAGTTTCGTGTTGGAGGACAAGAGCCAAACGTTGACCGACAAGGCCATCGAGCGGGTGATGAACAACTTGCAGGCGCAGTTCGAACGGCAGGCCGGTGCCGTCGTGCGGTAG
- a CDS encoding carbohydrate-binding family 9-like protein yields MYRIPRIDCNVACPASLEEAFARTVRETVACNNWPADFPYAPQVGFRIFHTGADLLLRFDVAERCTAARTLDDNGPVWTDSCAEFFFRPEGSDSYYNFECNCIGTLLVGHRRDRTQAEHAPAEVLRTVRRRATYPHAPLPETEGDNRWTLTLAIPAAALFRDRIAGWDGVQGAMNLYKCGDDLSCPHYLSWRPVGTPAPDFHRPEFFEPVFFEPKKQ; encoded by the coding sequence ATGTATCGCATCCCCCGCATCGACTGCAACGTCGCATGTCCCGCATCGCTCGAAGAGGCCTTCGCACGCACCGTGCGCGAAACGGTCGCCTGCAACAACTGGCCGGCCGATTTCCCCTATGCCCCGCAAGTCGGGTTCCGCATCTTCCACACGGGCGCCGATCTGCTGCTGCGGTTCGACGTCGCGGAACGCTGTACGGCGGCCCGCACGCTCGACGACAACGGCCCCGTATGGACCGACTCCTGCGCGGAGTTCTTTTTCCGCCCCGAAGGGAGCGACTCCTACTACAACTTCGAATGCAACTGCATCGGCACGCTGCTCGTCGGGCACCGGCGCGACCGCACGCAGGCGGAACATGCCCCCGCCGAAGTGCTGCGCACCGTGCGGCGACGCGCGACCTATCCGCACGCTCCGCTGCCGGAAACCGAAGGCGACAACCGCTGGACGCTGACGCTCGCAATCCCCGCCGCCGCACTGTTCCGCGACCGGATCGCAGGGTGGGACGGCGTGCAGGGTGCGATGAACCTCTACAAATGCGGCGACGACCTCTCGTGCCCGCATTACCTCTCATGGCGGCCGGTCGGAACGCCTGCGCCCGATTTCCACCGCCCCGAGTTCTTCGAACCGGTATTTTTCGAACCGAAAAAACAATAA